A region from the Cyprinus carpio isolate SPL01 chromosome A8, ASM1834038v1, whole genome shotgun sequence genome encodes:
- the LOC109084725 gene encoding pre-mRNA-splicing factor SPF27: MAGPASVAGDVFVDALPYFDQGYDAPGVREAAAALVEEETRRYRPTKNYLSYLATPDFSAFETEIMRNEFERLAARQPMELLSMKRYELPAPSSGQKNDITAWQDCVNNSMAQLEHQAVRIENLELMAQYGTNAWKVSNDNLALMIENAQKELQKVRKQIQDLNWQRKNDQLAGGAKLRELESNWVSLVSKNYEIERAIIQLENEVAQMKQQQGDENKENIRQDF; this comes from the exons ATGGCAGGACCGGCTTCAGTCGCTGGTGATGTTTTTGTTGATGCTCTGCCTTATTTCGACCAGGGTTACGATGCTCCAGGGGTCAGAGAAGCC GCAGCTGCTTTGGTGGAAGAAGAGACAAGAAGATACAGACCAACCAAGAACTATCTGAGCTACCTGGCCACACCAGATTTCTCTGCTTTTGAG ACAGAGATCATGAGGAATGAGTTTGAGAGACTGGCTGCTCGTCAACCCATGGAGCTGCTCAGCATGAAGAG ATATGAGCTTCCTGCTCCATCATCTGGGCAGAAGAATGACATCACAGCATGGCAGGACTGTGTCAATAACTCTATGGCCCAGCTGGAGCACCAGGCAGTGCGCATTGAAAACCTTGAGCTCATGGCCCAGTATGGAACTAATGCATGGAAGGTGTCTAATGA TAACTTGGCCTTAATGATTGAAAACGCACAAAAGGAACTGCAGAAGGTTAG AAAGCAGATACAGGACCTGAACTGGCAGCGCAAAAACGATCAGCTGGCTGGAGGAGCCAAACTACGAGAACTTGAGTCAAA CTGGGTGTCTCTCGTTAGTAAGAACTATGAGATTGAGCGTGCCATCATTCAGCTGGAGAATGAAGTGGCACAGATGAAACAGCAACAGGGGGATGAGAACAAAGAGAATATTCGACAGGActtttaa